TACGACGACGTCACCGGCGTCGGCTCGCCCGCGAAGGGTTACGTCGACTCCTACCGTCGCCGTCACTGACCCGTATCCGCACCGCGGCGCGCCCGTCCCCCGGCTTCCGGGGGGCGGGCGCCCGTGCGTGCGCCCGCCCCCGCGCCGCCTTCGGCGTGGGGCGGCCCACACCCGCCCGTCCCCCCATCGCGTCGCTCTGACGATTACACTGGCGGACGTGCCTCAACTACGTCTCGCCCTGAATCAGATCGACTCGCGCGTCGGCGACCTCGCCGCGAACTCCGAGGCGGTCGTCCGCTGGACCCGGCACTCCGCCGAGCAGGGAGCGCATCTCGTGGCGTTCCCCGAGATGGTGCTGACCGGGTATCCCGTCGAGGACCTGGCGCTCAGGTCGTCCTTCGTGGAGGCGTCCCGGGCCGCGCTGCGCGCCCTCGCCGCCCGGCTCGCCGAGGAGGGCCTCGGGGAGCTGCCGGTCGTCGTCGGCTATCTCGACCGCTGCGAGACCGCCCAGCCGAAGTACGGCATGCCGGCCGGCGCGCCGCAGAACGCGGCGGCGGTGCTGCACCGCGGCGAGGTGGTGCTGGCCTTCGCCAAGCACCACCTGCCGAACTACGGCGTCTTCGACGAGTTCCGCTACTTCGTGCCCGGCGACACCATGCCCGTCCTGCGGGTGCACGGCGTCGACGTGGCGCTCGCCATCTGCGAGGACCTGTGGCAGGACGGCGGGCGCGTCCCGGCCGCCCGCACCGCGCGCGCGGGCCTGCTGCTGTCCGTGAACGCCTCCCCCTACGAGCGGGAGAAGGACGACACCCGCCTGGAGCTGGTGCGCAAGCGGGCCCAGGAGGCCGGCTGCACCACCGCGTACCTGGCCATGACCGGCGGACAGGACGAGCTGGTCTTCGACGGCGACTCCATCGTGGTCGGCGCGGACGGCGAGGTGATCGCGCGGGCGCCGCAGTTCACCGAGGGCTGTGTGGTGCTGGACCTGGAGCTGCCCGCGGTGGCGGCCGACGCGGTCGCCGACGGGCAGCGGGTGGACGACGGGCTGCGCGTGGAGCGGGTGGTGCTGTCCGAGGAGCCGCTGCCCGCGTACGAGCCGCGGTTCACCGGCGGCTACACCGAGCGGCTGGACGACGACGAGGAGGTCTACACGGCGCTCGTCACGGGCCTGCGGGCGTACGTCCGCAAGAACGGCTTCCGGTCCGTCCTCATCGGCCTGTCCGGCGGCATCGACTCGGCGCTGGTCGCGGCGATCGCCTGCGACGCCGTGGGCGCGGAGAACGTGTACGGGATCTCGATGCCGTCCAAGTACTCCTCCGAGCACTCCAGGGGCGACGCGGCCGAGCTGGCCCGGCGCACCGGGCTGCACTTCCGCACGGTGTCGATCGCCCCCATGTTCGACGCGTACATGGGCTCGCTGGGGCTGACCGGGCTGGCCGAGGAGAACCTCCAGTCCCGGCTGCGCGGCACCCTGCTGATGGCGGTCTCCAACCAGGAGGGCCACATCGTCCTCGCCCCCGGCAACAAGTCGGAGCTGGCGGTGGGCTACTCGACGCTGTACGGCGACTCGGTGGGCGCGTACGGCCCGATCAAGGACGTGTACAAGACGTCGGTGTTCCGGCTGGCCGAGTGGCGCAACCGGGCCGCCGCCGAGCGCGGCCAGACCCCGCCGATCCCGGAGAACTCGATCAGCAAGCCGCCGAGCGCGGAGCTGCGCCCCGGGCAGGTCGACACGGACTCGCTGCCGGACTACCCGGTGCTGGACGCGATCCTGGAGCTGTACGTGGACCGGGACAGGGGCGGCGACGAGATCGTCGCGGCGGGCTACGACCGCGAGCTGGTCGTGAAGACGCTGACGATGGTCGACCGGGCCGAGTACAAGCGGCGCCAGTACCCGCCGGGCACCAAGATCTCCGCCAAGGGCTTCGGCAAGGACCGCAGGCTGCCGATCACCGACGGCTGGCGCGAGCGGGCGTAGCGCCCGGCACGAGCAGGCGTAGCGCCCGGCGCGAACGGGGGCGCCACGGAGAACAGCCCCGCCGACGGGGGAAGATCGGCGGGGCTGTTCCGGGTGTTTCCGCAGTGGTCCGGGTGGGCCGGCGGATCAGTGGACGGAGTGCTCCTCCAGCGGGAACGCTCCGCCGATCACGTCCTCGGCGAAGGACCGCGCCGCGTCGCCCAGGACGCCGCGCAGGTCGGCGTACTTCTTGACGAACTTGGGCACCCGGCCGCCGGTCAGGCCGAGCATGTCCGTCCAGACCAGGACCTGGGCGTCCGTGTCGGGTCCGGCGCCGATGCCGACGGTCGGGATGTGCAGCACCCGCGTCACCTCGGCCGCCAGCTCCGCCGGGACCAGCTCCAGGACGACGGCGAAGGCGCCCGCGTCCTGGACGGCCTTGGCGTCGCGCAGCATCTGCTGGGCGGCCTCCTCGCCGCGGCCCTGGACGCGGTAGCCCATGGCGTTGACGGACTGCGGGGTCAGGCCGATGTGGGCCATGACCGGGATGCCGGCCTCCACCAGCAGGCGGATCTGCTCGTGCGAGCGCTCGCCGCCCTCCAGCTTCACGGCGCCGACCCCCGCCTCCTTCACCAGGCGGGTGGCCGAGCGCAGCGCCTGCACCGGGCCCTCCTGGTAGGAGCCGAAGGGGAGGTCGCCGACGATCAGGGCGCGCCGGGTGCCGCGCACCACGGCGGCCGCCATCATGGCCATCTCGTCGAGGGTGACGGGCACGGTCGTCTCGTACCCGAGGTGGCAGTTGCCCGCCGAGTCGCCGACCAGCATCACGGGGATGCCGGCCTCGTCGAAGACGGAGGCGGTCATCGCGTCGTAGGCGGTGAGCATGGGCCACTTCTCGCCGCGCTCCTTGGCGAGGGCGAGGTCGCGGACGGTGATGCGGCGGGTGCCCTTTCCTCCGTACAGCGTCTTGGCACTGCCGTCGGAGGTGCTCTTCTGTGCAGGCTGGGCAGCCGGAAGCTGCGTCATTGCAACGGCTCCTTCAATCATCTCGAGGCGCCCTGACGGCGTCCCCGGACTCCCCACCATGGTGACACCTCCGCCCGCGGCGGGCCAGAGGGACCCCCGTGTGCCTCAAGTCTCGGTCCGCCGTGGGCCGGTGTGCGCTTCGAGCGGGCGCGGGATGGGCAAGGCGGGCGGTCGTAAGATCTGAGTAAAGGATTTCCGATACGAGACGGTTCCGTATCGGAAAGGCCCTACGCTCGAGCCCATGACTACTCCTGCCGACCGCACCGCCCCGGGCCCCGGGATCCCGGAAGCGGTGCACCGCCGCCGCTGGGCGATCCTCGGCGTCCTGATGCTGAGCCTGCTGATAGTGGTGCTCGACAACTCGATCCTGAACGTCGCCATCAAGACCATCTCGACCCCGGCCCCGACCGGGCTCGGGGCCACCCAGAGCGAGCTGGAGTGGGCGATCAACGCCTACACGCTCGTCTTCGCCGGCCTGCTGTTCACCTCGGGCCTGATCGGGGACCGGGTGGGCCGCAAGAAGGTGCTGCTCGGCGGTCTCGTCGTCTTCGGCATCGGCTCCGCGCTGGCCGCCGAGTCCGGCTCGCCGGGCCAGCTGATCGCCTACCGCGCCCTGATGGCGGTGGGCGCCGCGTTCGTCATGCCGGCCACCCTCGCCGTCCTGATGAACGTCTTCGAGCGCGACGAGCAGCCCAAGGCCATCGGCATCTGGGCGGGCGGCGTCGGCCTCGCCATCGCCATCGGCCCGATCACCGGCGGTCTGCTGCTGGACCACTTCTGGTGGGGCTCGGTCTTCCTGATCAACGTGCCGATCGTCGTCGCCGCGGTGGCGCTGATGATCTGGCTGGTGCCCGACTCGCGCGACCCGCGCCCCGGCCGCCTCGACCCGGTCGGCGTCGTACTGTCCGTGGTCGGCCTGGTGCTGCTCGTCTACGGCATCATCAAGGGCGGCGAACTGGCCGACTTCACCGACCCTGCCGTGCTGGCGACCATCATCGCCGGTGTCGTCGTCCTCGCGGCGTTCATCGTCTTCGAGAAGCGCAGCGACCACCCGTCGCTGGACGTCACCTACTTCAAGAACAAGGTCTTCTCGGCCGCCATGGCCGCCATCGCGCTGGTCTTCTTCGCCCTGATGGGCGTCACGTTCTTCTCGGTCTTCTACACCCAGAGCGTGCGCGGCTACTCCCCGCTGGAGTCCGGCCTGCTCATGATCCCGCTGGCCGCCGCGCAGATGATCTTCGCGCCGCGGGCCCGGCTGGTCGTCGACCGCTTCGGCTACAAGGCGACCACCACGGCGGGCCTGGTGCTGCTGGCCGGGATGCTCGCCGCGTTCGCCGGGTTCGAGGCCGACACCCCGATCTGGGTGCTGGAGGTCGTCTTCTTCCTCATGGGCACCGGCATGGCGCACATCATGACGCCGACCAGCGTGGTCATCATGCAGGCCCTGCCCCGCGAGAAGGCGGGCTCGGCCTCCGCGCTGAGCAACACCTTCCGCCAGGTCGGCGGCGCGCTCGGCATCGCCGTCCTCGGCTCGGTGCTCTCCACCGCGTACCGCAACAGCATCGAGGGCAAGCTCGGAATGCTCCCGGCGGACCTGCGCGGCACGGCGGGCGAGTCCATCGAGGCCACGCTCGGCGTCGCCGAGAAGCTCGGCCCGCGCGGGCAGGCCCTGGTCGACCCGGCCAACAGCGCCTTCCTGCACGCCATGCACGTGACCTCGCTGTGCGGCACCGTGGTGGCGCTGGCCGGCGCGGTCGTGGTGGCCCTCTTCCTGCCCGGCCGCACCCCGCGCCGGCCCGAGAACCAGGAGGAACCGGAACTGGTGGCGGCGGCCGACTGACCGTCGCGGCCGCGAGACGGGGGACGGCACGGCAGCGGGGGCGGAGCAGTCATACGGGGGCGACCGGCCGGCGGTGGGCAGCAGCACCGCCGGCCACCGGGTGGACAATGACCCGGTACGACGAAAGGACGTCTCAGGTGAGCCTCGCCGACAGCCAAGCCGCCCCGGAGTGCCCCGTGCGGGGCCGCCCCCGGAGCGAGGCGGTGGAACGCGCCATCGTCGAAGGGGTGATGAAGCTCTTGGAAGAGGGCGTGCCGCTGGCCGAACTCTCCATCGAGCGCATCGCCCGGACGGCGGGCGTCGGCAAAGCCACCATCTACCGCCGCTGGAGCGGCAAGGAGGAGCTGTTCGCCGACGTCGTACGGGCCGCCGAACCGCCCGACGCCGATCTGCCCGGCACCTCCATGCGCGACGATCTGGTGGCGCTGCTGGAGCAGTTGCGCCGGCGCGGGCTGATCAGCCGCTCCTCGGCGATCCTGCACAACGTCTACGCCCAGATGAAGAGCAGCCCGAAGATCTGGTGCGCCTACCACGCCACCGTCGTCGAGCCCCGGCGCCGGATCCAGGTGGAGGTGCTGCGCCGCGGCCAGCTCACCGGTGAACTGCGCGCGGACGTCGACGTGGAACTGCTCAACGACATCCTCGTCGGACCCATGCTGGTGCGCAGCATCATGCGGCCCGATCTGGACCTGCCCGAGGGGCTGTCGGAGCAGATCGTGGACACGGTCCTGGAGGGCCTGCGGCCCGTGCCGCGCCCGGCCGGTCCGGCGCCGGAGTGAATGTGCCCGTTTCGTCACAGAGCGGGCCCCGCACGGCGTGACCGGAACTCCGCGCCCCGCCTCGTTCGTCCTCGTGCCCGTACGGCCGTCACGGACGGCAGGAACGGAGCCGATCATCCCCTAGGGTCGTAGCCCACGGGGTGAACGGTGCACGGCAGGCACGGCAGGCAGTGAGGCGACGGTATGGCGCAGCAGGCGTACTTGACGGAGACGGACGACGGCGGCTCGGGGCCCGAGCGCTCGGAGAACCGGATTCGGCGCCTGCTGGACCGGCTGCTGCGCGGCTGGCGCGGCGACCGCCGGATCTGGCGGCGGGGCATCGTCTCGGCGGTCCTCGCGGTGCTGGCCGCGCTGGTGATGCTGCTGCACTCGCACATCCCCAACCGGGTCGGCAACCTGGGCAGTCTGACGGAGACCTTCCTGCCCTGGCTGGGGCTGCTCGTGCCGGTGCTGCTGGTGGTGGCGCTGGTGCGCAAGTCGGCCACCGCGCTGATCGCGCTGGTGCTGCCCGTCGCCGTCTGGCTGAACCTCTTCGGCGGCCTGGTCACCGACAAGACCGGCGGCGGTGGTGATCTGACGGTGGCCACGCACAACGTCAACGCGGACAACCCCGATCCCACCGGGACCGCGCGACAGGTCGCCGCGTCCGGCGCGGACGTGCTGGCGCTGGAGGAGCTGAAGGCCGCCGCGGTGCCGGTGTACGAGCGGGCGCTGGCGTCGGCGTACAAGTACCACGCCGTGGAGGGCACGGTGGGGGTGTGGAGCAAGTACCCGCTCAGCGATGTCCGCCCGGTCGACCTCCGGCTCGGCTGGACCCGCGCCCTGCGCGCCACGGTGGCCACGCCCGAGGGCCCGCTCGCGGTGTACGTCGCCCACATGCCCTCGGTCCGGGTGAAGCTGAACGCCGGGTTCACCGCGCAGCAGCGGGACCACAGCGCGACCGCGCTGGGCACGGCCATCGCACACGAGAAGCTGGAGCGGGTGGTGCTGCTCGGCGATCTGAACGGCACGATGAACGACCGCTCGCTGGGCGCGGTCACCTCCCAGATGCGCTCGACGCAGGGCGCGGCGGGCAGCGGCTTCGGCTTCAGCTGGCCGGCCTCGTTCCCGCTGGCCCGGATCGACCAGATCATGGTCAGGGGCGTGGAGCCGGTAAGCTCCTGGACGCTGCCGCGCACGGACAGCGACCATCTGCCGATCGCGGCGCGTGTGAAGGTCACCACATCGGCAACCAGCTCGTAACCTGCTGGAATACCGGGCCTGAAAGACTTTGTTCCGCAGCTGAACATACAAGTCGCACGCTGTACGGAACCCACCCCGAAAGGTCTTTCATGCCCCTGGCCCTGCTCGCCCTCGCCGTGGGCGCCTTCGGCATCGGCACGACCGAGTTCGTCATGATGGGGCTGCTGCCCGACGTCGCCGACGACCTGGGCATCTCGATCCCCACCGCCGGGCACCTGGTCTCCGCGTACGCGCTGGGCGTGGTCATCGGCGCCCCGCTGCTGGCCGCGCTGACCTCCCGGATGTCCCGCCGCCGGGTGCTGATCGGCCTGATGGCGCTGTTCGTCGTGGGCAACGCCCTCTCCGCGCTCGCCCCCGGCCACGGCTGGCTGCTGGCGGCCCGCTTCCTGAGCGGGCTGCCGCACGGCGCCTTCTTCGGCGTCGGCGCGGTGGTCGCCACCGGGATGGTGCCGCCCGAGCGCAAGGCACGCTCGGTGTCGCTGATGTTCCTCGGCCTCACCGTGGCCAATGTCGCCGGGGTCCCGGTCGCCACGCTCATGGGCCAGCACCTGGGCTGGCGGGCGACCTTCCTCGGGGTCGGCGCGATCGGCGTGGCGGCCATCGCCGCGCTCGCCCTGCTCATCCCCCGCGACCCCGCGCACGCCGCCCCGGCGGCCGGACTGCGCGGCGAACTGGCCGCCCTGCGCTCGCTGCCCGTGTGGCTGGCGCTGCTGACCACTGTGGCCGGTTTCGGCGCGCTGTTCGCCGCCTACAGCTACATCACGCCGATGCTCACCGGCACCGCCGGGTACGCCGAGTCCAGCGTGACCCTGCTGCTGGCCCTGTTCGGCGTCGGCGCGACCGCGGGCAATCTGCTGGGCGGGCGGCTCGCCGACCACTCGATGCGCGGCACCCTCTTCGGCGGGCTGGCCTCGCTGGCCGTCGTGCTGCTCCTCTTCCCGGTGCTGATGCGGGCCGGGTGGAGCGCGGCGCTCGCGGTGACCCTGCTCGGCACGGCCGCCTTCGTCACCGGCTCCCCGCTCCAGCTCATGGTGATGGAGAAGGCGGCGGCGGCGCCCTCGCTGGCCTCCTCCGCCAACCAGGCCGCCTTCAACCTGGCCAACGCCGGGGGCGCCTGGATCGGCGGGCTCGCGCTGGCCGCGGGCTTCGGCGCGACCTCCCCGGCGCTCGCCGGCGGCGCCCTGGCCGTCCTCGGCCTGGCCGTGGCCGCCGCCGCGCAGGCCGTCGACCGCCGCCGTCCGACCCCGGTCCCCGCGGCCCGCGTCGTCACCGGCCACGTACCGGAGGCGGCCGCACCGCTGCACCGCTGAGCGGACGCCCAGGCAGGCGCCCGGCCCCCGCGCCGGATGCCTGTCGGCGGCGGACGGGCGGGCGTCGGCGGACTGTCGGTGGTTTGTCGGTGGCGGGTGGCATCGTCTTCGCCATGACACGAATCGACAAGCACCCCGGCGGCGCGGGGGTCGCCGTGACGGTACGGGGACTGGTCAAGCACTACGGCGAGACCAAGGCGCTGGACGGCGTCGACCTCGATGTGCGCGAGGGCACCGTGATGGGCGTGCTCGGGCCGAACGGCGCCGGCAAGACCACCCTCGTCCGCATCCTCTCCACCCTGCTCGCCCCCACCTCCGGCGAGGCCACCGTCGCCGGTTACGACGTGGTGCGCCAGCCCCGGCAGCTGCGCCGGGTCATCGGGCTCACCGGGCAGTACGCGTCCGTGGACGAGAAGCTGCCGGGCTGGGAGAACCTCTATCTGATCGGGCGGCTGCTGGACCTGTCCCGCAAGGACGCCCGCACCCGCGCCGACGAACTGCTGGAGCGGTTCTCGCTCACCGAGGCGGCCAAGCGCCCGGCCAGCACCTACTCCGGCGGCATGCGGCGCCGACTCGACCTGGCCGCGTCCATGATCGGACGCCCCGCGGTGCTCTACCTGGACGAGCCGACCACCGGCCTGGACCCGCGCACCCGCAACGAGGTCTGGGACGAGGTCAAGGCGATGGTCGGCGACGGCGTCACCGTGCTGCTGACCACCCAGTACATGGAGGAGGCCGAGCAGCTCGCCTCCGAGCTGACCGTGGTCGACCGCGGCAAGGTGATCGCGGGCGGCCGCATCGAGGAGCTGAAGGCCAAGGTCGGCGGGCGCACCCTGCGCGTCAGGCCGGCCGACCCGGGCGAACTGCGCCCGCTCGCCGGGATGCTGGACGAGCTGGGTATCACCGGGCTGGCGACGACCACCGTGGACACCGAGACCGGCTCGCTGCTGGTGCCCGTCCTCAGCGACGAGCAGCTGACCGCCGTGGTGGGCGCGGTGACCGCGCGCGGCATCACCATCACCTCCATCACCACCGAACTGCCCAGCCTGGACGAGGTCTTCCTGTCCCTCACCGGCCACCGCGCCAGTGCCCCGCAGGACGCCAGCCCCGCCGACGCCCGCGAGGAGGTCGCCGTATGAGCGCCGTCACCACTCAGATCCCGACCGCCGACGTGCGGATCCCGCTGCGCGGACATCTGCGGCACACCGGCGCGCTGATCCGGCGCAACCTGCTCTGGATCCGCCAGGACCCGGAGTCCATGTTCGACGCGCTGCTGATGCCGATCGTCTTCACCCTGCTGTTCGTGTACGTCTTCGGCGGCTCGATCGGGCAGGCGCTGGGCGGCGGCCAGTCGCAGTACGTGCAGTACGTCATCCCGGGCATGCTGGCGATGAACAGCATGACGCTGTCCCAGGGCGTCGGCACGGGCTTCAGCCAGGACTTCAACAGCGGTGTCATGGACCGCTTCCGGTCGCTGCCGATCGGCCGCGGCTCGGTGCTGTTCGCGAAGATCGCGGTCGAGCTGTTCCGGATGCTGTTCGCCACGGTCGTGCTGATGGTCGTCGCCGCGCTGGTCGGCTTCCACATCACCCACTGGACCGGTCTGTTCGCCACCGTGGGCCTGTCCGCGCTGTTCGCCTCGTCGATCATGTGGGTGTTCCTCACCCTCGGCGTCATGCTGAAGAACGCGCAGTCCGTGCAGGCGATGGGCTTCCTGGTGCTCTTCCCGCTCCAGTTCGGCTCGTCGATCTTCGCGCCGACCCAGTCGATGCCGGGCTGGCTCCAGCACTTCACCGACTACAACCCGCTCTCCACGCTCGCCGACGCGGCCCGCGGTCTGATGCTGGGCGGGCCGGTCGCGCACGACCTGTGGATCACCGTGGCCTGGTCGGTCGCGATCACCGCCGTCGCGGCCCCGCTCGCCATCCACAAGTTCCGCACCAAGACCTGAGGGCGCGCGCCTCAGAACAGGGCGGCGGCCTCCTCCGGGGAGAGGCCGCCGCCCTCGGCGTACGCGGCCTCGAAGCCGTCCGCGCCCAGCGCGCCCCGGATCCGCTCCACGACCTGGTCCCGGACATGGCGTTCCATGGCGGAGGAGACATGGCGGGCGGGCAGCAGGGCGTCGGCGGCGGCCAGGCAGCGGGCCGCGTCCCGGGCCCGTCCGCCGCCGTCGAGCGCGGGCAGGGCCATCGCGCCGACCATCAGATAGAGGGCGCGCATGTGCGGGGCGATGGCCAGGGACAGCGGGTCACCGGCCCCCCGCATCGCCTGTCCCGCCTTGGCCAGCGCCTCCTCGGGACGGCCGTCGACCGCGTCCAGCCACGCTTCGGCGCCCAGGATGAAGGAGTCGAAGACGATGAAGTGGGAGATGCCGAACTCCTCGCGCAGCAGCCGCAGTTGCTCGCGTGCCTGCGGGATGCGGCCGGTCATCCCGAGGTGGCCGGCCAGGAACAGCCGGGCGGCGGGCATCGCCTCGCTCCCGGCGCCCAGCCTGCCGTCGATCACCTCACGCAGCAGCCGCTCGCCGCGCTCCACGTCCCCCGCCTCGATCAGGGCGCTGCCCAGCCGCGACTGGAGCACCGCCGTCTGGGCACGCGCGCCGAGCCGTTCGGCGTGGCCCACGGCCTCCTCGTAGTCGGCGGCGGCCCGCAGATACCGTCCGGCGCGCTCATGGGACTCGCCGCGCGCGGACAGCGCCTCGGCGGCCCCCCAGGCGTCCCCGAAGCGCCGGTAGATCTCCAGCGACTCGTCGGCGTCGCGGGTGGCATCGCCGGTCCACTCGACGCGGTTGGCCAGCAGGTTGGCCCGCATCTGGAGGGCGCCGGCCAGTTCGTGCTCGTAGCCGGGGGTGCTGCGGCAGGTGTCCACGGTCGCGTCGATGACGGTGCGCAGCCGCTCCATGTCGCCGCTCAGTATCACCGCGAAGAACCACAGCATGCCGGGGTAGCGGCAGGTCTGGGGCAGTCCGGGTTCGTAGACCTCGGTGACGGCCCGGAGCTTGCGCTT
The sequence above is drawn from the Streptomyces sp. SAT1 genome and encodes:
- the panB gene encoding 3-methyl-2-oxobutanoate hydroxymethyltransferase; translation: MTQLPAAQPAQKSTSDGSAKTLYGGKGTRRITVRDLALAKERGEKWPMLTAYDAMTASVFDEAGIPVMLVGDSAGNCHLGYETTVPVTLDEMAMMAAAVVRGTRRALIVGDLPFGSYQEGPVQALRSATRLVKEAGVGAVKLEGGERSHEQIRLLVEAGIPVMAHIGLTPQSVNAMGYRVQGRGEEAAQQMLRDAKAVQDAGAFAVVLELVPAELAAEVTRVLHIPTVGIGAGPDTDAQVLVWTDMLGLTGGRVPKFVKKYADLRGVLGDAARSFAEDVIGGAFPLEEHSVH
- a CDS encoding NAD+ synthase yields the protein MPQLRLALNQIDSRVGDLAANSEAVVRWTRHSAEQGAHLVAFPEMVLTGYPVEDLALRSSFVEASRAALRALAARLAEEGLGELPVVVGYLDRCETAQPKYGMPAGAPQNAAAVLHRGEVVLAFAKHHLPNYGVFDEFRYFVPGDTMPVLRVHGVDVALAICEDLWQDGGRVPAARTARAGLLLSVNASPYEREKDDTRLELVRKRAQEAGCTTAYLAMTGGQDELVFDGDSIVVGADGEVIARAPQFTEGCVVLDLELPAVAADAVADGQRVDDGLRVERVVLSEEPLPAYEPRFTGGYTERLDDDEEVYTALVTGLRAYVRKNGFRSVLIGLSGGIDSALVAAIACDAVGAENVYGISMPSKYSSEHSRGDAAELARRTGLHFRTVSIAPMFDAYMGSLGLTGLAEENLQSRLRGTLLMAVSNQEGHIVLAPGNKSELAVGYSTLYGDSVGAYGPIKDVYKTSVFRLAEWRNRAAAERGQTPPIPENSISKPPSAELRPGQVDTDSLPDYPVLDAILELYVDRDRGGDEIVAAGYDRELVVKTLTMVDRAEYKRRQYPPGTKISAKGFGKDRRLPITDGWRERA
- a CDS encoding MFS transporter → MPLALLALAVGAFGIGTTEFVMMGLLPDVADDLGISIPTAGHLVSAYALGVVIGAPLLAALTSRMSRRRVLIGLMALFVVGNALSALAPGHGWLLAARFLSGLPHGAFFGVGAVVATGMVPPERKARSVSLMFLGLTVANVAGVPVATLMGQHLGWRATFLGVGAIGVAAIAALALLIPRDPAHAAPAAGLRGELAALRSLPVWLALLTTVAGFGALFAAYSYITPMLTGTAGYAESSVTLLLALFGVGATAGNLLGGRLADHSMRGTLFGGLASLAVVLLLFPVLMRAGWSAALAVTLLGTAAFVTGSPLQLMVMEKAAAAPSLASSANQAAFNLANAGGAWIGGLALAAGFGATSPALAGGALAVLGLAVAAAAQAVDRRRPTPVPAARVVTGHVPEAAAPLHR
- a CDS encoding endonuclease/exonuclease/phosphatase family protein yields the protein MAQQAYLTETDDGGSGPERSENRIRRLLDRLLRGWRGDRRIWRRGIVSAVLAVLAALVMLLHSHIPNRVGNLGSLTETFLPWLGLLVPVLLVVALVRKSATALIALVLPVAVWLNLFGGLVTDKTGGGGDLTVATHNVNADNPDPTGTARQVAASGADVLALEELKAAAVPVYERALASAYKYHAVEGTVGVWSKYPLSDVRPVDLRLGWTRALRATVATPEGPLAVYVAHMPSVRVKLNAGFTAQQRDHSATALGTAIAHEKLERVVLLGDLNGTMNDRSLGAVTSQMRSTQGAAGSGFGFSWPASFPLARIDQIMVRGVEPVSSWTLPRTDSDHLPIAARVKVTTSATSS
- a CDS encoding MFS transporter, translating into MTTPADRTAPGPGIPEAVHRRRWAILGVLMLSLLIVVLDNSILNVAIKTISTPAPTGLGATQSELEWAINAYTLVFAGLLFTSGLIGDRVGRKKVLLGGLVVFGIGSALAAESGSPGQLIAYRALMAVGAAFVMPATLAVLMNVFERDEQPKAIGIWAGGVGLAIAIGPITGGLLLDHFWWGSVFLINVPIVVAAVALMIWLVPDSRDPRPGRLDPVGVVLSVVGLVLLVYGIIKGGELADFTDPAVLATIIAGVVVLAAFIVFEKRSDHPSLDVTYFKNKVFSAAMAAIALVFFALMGVTFFSVFYTQSVRGYSPLESGLLMIPLAAAQMIFAPRARLVVDRFGYKATTTAGLVLLAGMLAAFAGFEADTPIWVLEVVFFLMGTGMAHIMTPTSVVIMQALPREKAGSASALSNTFRQVGGALGIAVLGSVLSTAYRNSIEGKLGMLPADLRGTAGESIEATLGVAEKLGPRGQALVDPANSAFLHAMHVTSLCGTVVALAGAVVVALFLPGRTPRRPENQEEPELVAAAD
- a CDS encoding ATP-binding cassette domain-containing protein, which produces MTRIDKHPGGAGVAVTVRGLVKHYGETKALDGVDLDVREGTVMGVLGPNGAGKTTLVRILSTLLAPTSGEATVAGYDVVRQPRQLRRVIGLTGQYASVDEKLPGWENLYLIGRLLDLSRKDARTRADELLERFSLTEAAKRPASTYSGGMRRRLDLAASMIGRPAVLYLDEPTTGLDPRTRNEVWDEVKAMVGDGVTVLLTTQYMEEAEQLASELTVVDRGKVIAGGRIEELKAKVGGRTLRVRPADPGELRPLAGMLDELGITGLATTTVDTETGSLLVPVLSDEQLTAVVGAVTARGITITSITTELPSLDEVFLSLTGHRASAPQDASPADAREEVAV
- a CDS encoding TetR/AcrR family transcriptional regulator, with the translated sequence MSLADSQAAPECPVRGRPRSEAVERAIVEGVMKLLEEGVPLAELSIERIARTAGVGKATIYRRWSGKEELFADVVRAAEPPDADLPGTSMRDDLVALLEQLRRRGLISRSSAILHNVYAQMKSSPKIWCAYHATVVEPRRRIQVEVLRRGQLTGELRADVDVELLNDILVGPMLVRSIMRPDLDLPEGLSEQIVDTVLEGLRPVPRPAGPAPE
- a CDS encoding ABC transporter permease → MSAVTTQIPTADVRIPLRGHLRHTGALIRRNLLWIRQDPESMFDALLMPIVFTLLFVYVFGGSIGQALGGGQSQYVQYVIPGMLAMNSMTLSQGVGTGFSQDFNSGVMDRFRSLPIGRGSVLFAKIAVELFRMLFATVVLMVVAALVGFHITHWTGLFATVGLSALFASSIMWVFLTLGVMLKNAQSVQAMGFLVLFPLQFGSSIFAPTQSMPGWLQHFTDYNPLSTLADAARGLMLGGPVAHDLWITVAWSVAITAVAAPLAIHKFRTKT